A window of Chlorobium phaeobacteroides DSM 266 genomic DNA:
TGTCATTATTCATCATTAAGCAGGTTTATGGATTGCCGGTCGAACATCCGGTTGCCGTGAACGTGAAAAGAACTTTGAAACATTAGATGCCATCATGCTACATACCATCAATAAATCTCCATTTGCCAGCGATACCTTTGACACCTGCGGCAGGTTCCTCCTGCCGGGCGATCCCGTTCTGTTCATCGAGGACGGCGTTTATGCGGTTCAGGCGGGCAACAGATTTTCATCAATGATTGAAACGATTCAGAAAACCAATCCTGTTTTTGCGCTTCGCCCCGATCTTGACGCTCGCGGTATCGCTGCGGTTGATGAGGGCGTGACGCTGGTCGATTACGAAGGATTTGTTGAGCTTGTTGAGAATCATCAGGTAAACAGTTGGTTGTGATAACCAGAATTTTTGACAGGGATGGCAAACGGTTTATTATTGCGCTATGACTAAAGCATTGGACAGGGTGATTCAGCAGAACAGAAAAGAGATTCTTGATCGCTGGCATGGGCAGGCGCTTGCTCTTTTTTCTGAAAAAATGGCACGGGGAACCCCGATATTTGATCTGCTGAATGAGTCCATGGGTATGATTCTCGACGGCTTTGAAGAGGGCAGCGAATCCTGCCTGGAGGGAGTCGATAGTTTTGCGCGCATTTTTGCTGTACACCCGTTTCCTCCATCCGGATCCATGAGGCTTTTTTTTGAACTGCAATTCATCCTTGCGGCCTTTTGCCCTGATGAGGAGAGCCGGGATGCGATGCAGACCCGTATACAGGCGATAATGCTTGATGCCTGTGACGATTTTATGGCACATCGTGAAAAAATTTATCAACTCAAGGTGGAAGAACGCCAGAGGAGTATGTATATGGCACTCAGGAGGGCTGAAGGATGAAAAAAGTTCTTATGCCCATAGTTATGGTGGCGGTTCTTGGGCTGATCCCCTTTATCGGCGTTACCTATGCGGGGCTTGACTACCTGTTTGGCGTTATTATTCCCTATGCATCCGTTCTGATATTTATTGCGGGATTTGTCTACCGATTGGTTGATTGGCTCAAAAGGCCCGTACCGTTTCGTATCACCACAACCTGCGGCCAGGAGAAATCACTCGACTGGATAAAGCAGAACAAGCTTGATTCTCCATCGCGCGCCTGGCATGCAGCCTTCAGGGTGCTCTTCGAAGTGTTTTTTTTCCGTTCGCTGTTTCGGAACACCAGGAGCGAGCTGCGGGAAGGGCCATCGCTTGTTCATGGTTCGAGCAAGTGGCTGTGGATGGGCGGTCTTGTTTTTCACTGGTCGCTTCTTGTAATCGGTCTGCGCCATGCCCGATATTTTTTTGTTATGGTGCCCGATTTTATTCAGCTTGTTGAAGGAGCCGACCGATTTTTTGATCTTGCGCTCCCCGCATTTTACCTCACGGACGCCCTCGTTCTTTCAGCGGTCACTTTTTTGTTCGTTCGCAGGATGAGCGATGCGAAGATGCGGATTATCTCGTTGCAGACGGATTATTTCCCGCTTTTTCTCATTACAGGGATTGTTCTTGTCGGCATTATCATGCGCTATATCGTCAAGGTGGACGTTATGCCGGTCAAGGATCAGATGCTGCGGCTTGTCGCCTTCAATTTCGAAGCGCCCGCACCGATAGGCGCGTTATTCTATGTCCATCTTTTTCTTGTCTGTGTACTTGCGGTTTACTTTCCCTTCAGCAAACTGATGCATATGGGCGCAATCTTTCTGAGTCCTACCCGCAATCTCTGCAACAACAGCCGCGAAAAGAGGCACGTCAATCCATGGAACGCAGCCATAAAATTCAGGACTTACACCGAATACGAGGACGAGTATCGCGAAAAGATGAAAAAGGCAAAATTACCGGTTGAAAAGCAATAGCCATGTCGAAATACCTTCCGAAATTATCAGATCTCAAAAAAGACTTTGAGGAAAAACCGAGCATTCTGAAAGGGGATTACTCTAAAAAAGAGTGGTGGGATACGCCTTTTGAATTTCGCGACGGAAACTGGTCTTTTCCGGCAAAGCCGGAAGTAGTCGAAGAGCTTGGCTTTCCCAATTCCCGGAAGTGGTCAGCGCTTGACCAGGACTGGAAGCTTCCCGCTGACTGGCAGAAAACGATCAGCGAGGGTCTGAAGGTTCGCCTGAAAAAATTTCGTTCACTGAAGCTTTATCTCGACTCCTGTGTCCGCTGCGGAGCCTGCGCCGACAAGTGTCATTTTTTTCTCGGTACGGGCGACCCGAGAAACATGCCTGTTCTGAGGGCGGAACTGCTTCGCTCAGTCTATCGGAACGATTTTCCTCTGGTTGAAAAGATCCTGAAGGGTTTTTCAGGATCAAGAAAGTTAACGGCGGAGGTGATCAAAGAGTGGCACATGTACTACTATCAATGTACGGAGTGTCGCCGTTGCTCTGTTTTTTGTCCTCTCGGCATCGATACGGCGGAAATAACGATGGTTGCGCGTGAGCTTCTGAACCTGATAGGGGTGAACAATAACTGGATTCTGGCCCCTGTTGCCAATTGCAATCGTACGGGGAATCATCTGGGCATTGAGCCGCATACCTTCGTGCAGAATATTGAGTCGCTGGTCGAAGATATTGAGGATATGACAGGAGTAAGGGTTAACCCGACGTTCAATCGTAAAGGTGCGGAAATTCTTTTCATAACCCCTTCCGGCGACGTATTCGGCGATCCCGGCGTCTATACCATGATGGGTTATCTTCTGCTCTTTCATCATATCGGTCTGGATTACACCATCAGCACCTATGCTTCAGAGGGCGGAAATTTCGGCATGTTCACCTCAAACGACATGATGAAAAAGCTGAACGCCAAGATGTATCATGAGGCCGAACGCCTGAAGGTGAAATGGATACTTGGCGGCGAATGCGGTCACATGTGGCGCGTTGTACATCAGTATATGAATACCATGAACGGGCCCGCCGATTTTCTCGAGGTGCCGGTATCTCCTGTTACCGGAACGAAGTTCAGTAATGCGGCGGCAACCAAAATGGTTCATATCGCTGAATTTACGGCTGATCTGATTTATCATAAAAAGCTCAAGCTTGATCCGCGGCGCAACGATCATCTGAAAACGACCTTTCATGACTCCTGCAATGTGGCAAGAGGGATGGGTATGTTCGAAGAGCCGCGCTTTGTGCTAAACAATGTCTGCAACTCTTTTCATGAAATGCCGGAGAATACCATTCGAGAGCAGACCTTCTGCTGCGGCTCGGGAAGCGGAATCAATTCCGAGGAGAACATGGAGATGCGCATGAGAGGGGGATTTCCGAGAGCAAACGCGGTCAGGCATGTCAGGAACCAGCACCAGGTCGACTCTCTTGTAACGATCTGCGCAATCGACAGGGCAAGCCTTCCCGCGTTGATGAAGTACTGGAATCCGGGAGTTACGGTCTATGGCCTGCATGAACTGGTCGGAAACGCGCTGGTGATGCAGGGCGAAAAAAAGAGAAAAGAGGACTTGAGAGAGCATCCAATGAAAGGATTCGACGATGAGGAGGGCGATGTCGATTAAGAAAAACCATATCATTTTCAGCCTGCTCGCGCTCTTGCTGCTGGCTGGATCCTACGCATTCATGCATGTCGTTCAGGCTGCGGATCCGGTTCCGCCGACCCCTCGTCCTGCAGCGAGCGCTGCTATAGACAGCTCGAAATGCATTATGCCGACGGCGTACATGAAAGCCAATCATATGCGGGTATTGCATGAATGGCGCAACTCCTCCGTCAGGGATGGCAATCGCGTGCACGTTGCGCCCAACGGAAGTAAATTCGACAAAAGCCTGAATACCTGTCTGGGATGTCATGCCAATAACCGGCTATTCTGCTTTAACTGCCACATGTATGCCAATGTCAAGCCGAAGTGCTGGAATTGTCATATATCGCCTATGGAGACACCGTGATGAACGAACAAAGAAGAGATTTTATCAGGAAAACAGGCCTTGGGGTTCTTGCAGGTCTTGGCGTTGCTTCAGGGCTGTTTGCGGAATCATCCTTTGAAAAAACGGTTCTGCCTGCATGGGACGAAAAGCCTGTTGCGGGAAAAATCCGCTGGGGTATGCTTGTTGACACCCGCACCTGCAACGAGAGTTGTCAGGAGTGCGTTCTGACGTGTCATCACGTTCACAACGTTCCGGATTTCGGGAGTCGCAAGGATGAGGTCAAGTGGATCTGGAAGAGTCCTTATGAAAAGGCTTTTCCTACCGCGAGCCAGCAGTTTCAGAATAAAGAGACCAGGGATCGCTCCTGTTTGACGCTTTGCAACCATTGCGCTGAATCGCCATGTACAAAAGCCTGCCCTACGGAGGCAACCTTCAAGCGGTGGGATGGTATTGTGGCGATGGATTACCATCGATGCATCGGATGCCGCTTTTGCATGGCGGCATGCCCATACGGTTCACGGAGCTTCAACTGGCAGGATCCCCGGATGGCGATCAAAAATCCGAGCGCCGATTACCCTACAAGAATGCAGGGCGTTGTTGAAAAATGCAATTTCTGTTCAGAACGGCTCGTAAAGGGACTCAAGCCAGCCTGCGTTGAGAGCTGCCCGAATCAGGCTCTGACCTTTGGCGATCTCAACGATCCGGAGTCTGACATCCGGAAGCTTCTTGAAAACAACCAGACGATGCAGCGGAAACCCGAACTGGGTACCTTGCCGTCAGTTTTTTACATTATCTAACGACTTCCCATGATAGAGAAAGCGCTGAAAGGAAACCGAAACTACTGGCTCTGGATAGCATTCCTTTGTCTGGTTATTGGTTCCGGACTTTTTGCCTACAGCCAGCAGAGATGGTTTGGCCTTACGGTTACCGGAATGGGTCGGGATGTGAGCTGGGGTCTCTATATCGCTCAATTCACCTTTCTTGTCGGGGTTGCTGCCTCCGCCGTCATGGTGGTACTTCCCTACTATTTGCACAACCAGAAGGCGTTTGCCAAAACCGTTATCATCGGCGAGTTCATGGCTGTTTCAGCCACGATGATGTGTCTGCTTTTTATCCTTGCCGATATGGGCAGGCCTGATCGGGTGCTCAACGTTCTGCTCTATCCGAGTCCTCATGCAATGGTTTTCTGGGATGTTCTCGTTTTGAACGGATATCTGGTCATCAATTTCGTGAGTGCCTGGACGGTTCTCGGCGCAGAGCGGAAAGGGGTGCCTCCGCCGGCCTGGATCAAGCCGGTCATCTACCTCTCCATACCATGGGCGGTGAGCATTCATACGGTCACGGCTTTTCTCTATGCAGGTCTTCCCGGTCGCCATCTCTGGCTGACTGCTGTGCTTGCTCCCCGCTTTCTCGCCTCGGCATTCGCTGCAGGAACGGCGCTGTTGATACTTGTTACCCTTATTCTTAAAAAAACAACGGGGTTTGATGCCGGCAAAGAGGCCAGAGAGAAGCTTGCCGTTCTGGTTATCTATGCGGGTCTGGTTAATTTCTTTCTGATCGGCACGGAGTTTTTTACGGCTTTTTACAGCAACGTGCCCGCTCATATGCAGAGCCTTCAGTATCTGTTTTTTGGACTTGAAGGCAAGAGTCAGTTGGTGCCATGGATGTGGGTATCCCTTCTTGCCGGGATCGGAGCGCTTGCGATGCTTTTTTCACAGAAACGAAAAAGCTCCAATCTCTGGCTTGCCGCAGCAAGCGGCGCAATGGTTCTTTCGATCTGGATTGATAAAGGGGTTGGATTGATTATCGGAGGATTTGTTCCTTCGCCGTTGGAAGAGATCGTCGAGTACTCACCTACCGTAACGGAAATTGTCATTACACTGGGCATCTGGGCAATCGGTACGCTCCTGCTCACCGTTCTGCTCAAAGTAGCGGTTGCCGTCAAAACGATGGATTAATCGCTCCTTTTCGTCGGAACCAGCCCGATGGCGTTTTCGGAAACGAAGAAGGCTTACCTTTTTTATAAGCTCGCAATAGTGATGCGGGCTTTTAATTTTTTGTTTAAAGAGGCGATATTGATTGTTCGGGCTAACGGGGCCGGATCTGTTTATGAAAAAAACGGTCTCGGGAATTTATCAGCCGCCGACTGCTGTTCTCAATTCCTGTGCGTTCAGGGTCGTGCTGTCAATGCAATATGAAAATTATGAAGGTTTTTCTGCCGGTTAACATCAGGATCGATGACAAGAAAATTCTTTTTGTCGGAGGCGGTTCAATCGCCATGCACAAGATGCAGACGGTTGAGCAGTACGCAAGGAACATTACCATACTCGCTCCCCGCATTGACGATAAACTGAAGGCGAAGGGATTTTGCGAGATCCGCAAGGAGTATGAGAAAACCGATCTTGAGGGTTTTTTTCTTGTGTACGCCTGCACGAATGATCTTGAGGTGAATCGAAGAATCAAAAAAGATGCCGAAGAGCTGAGGGTGCTGGTGAATGTGGCCGATAACAGCGAGTTATCGGATTTTATCTCCCCGGCCGTGTTTAAACTTGACGAGATGACGGTTGCCATATCGTCAAACGGACAGAACGCAAAAAAATCGGTTGAGTGGCGCAACAGAATAAAAGCCATGCTGCAAGAGAGTTGACAAGGCGGAATTAGTATTAACGAACGAGGATTTCATTCATGACAAAGAGCGACCATAGCCAAAGAGTTGACGTTTCTGAAAAAGGGTATGTTTATATCATCGGCGCAGGGCCTGGCGATCCTGAACTGCTGACCATAAAGGCTGAACGCGCCCTCCAGGAGGCCGACGTGCTTCTCTATGACGACCTGGTGTCGGGCGAACTTGTTGATCAGTTTCAAGGCATTAAAATCTATACGGGAAAACGCAAAGACAGCCATCATTTCGAGCAGGATGAGATCAACAGCGAAATCGTCCGCCACGCACTGATGGGCAAAAAAGTGGCGAGGCTGAAAGGGGGCGATCCATTTGTTTTCGGGCGCGGGGGTGAAGAGATCGAGGTGCTCAGAAAAAACGGTATCAGGTATGAAATCATTCCCGGTATCACGGCAGCTTACGGCGCGAGCGCCTATACCGAAATACCGCTGACCATGAGAAAAATATCCTCGTCGGTGGCGTTCTGTACGGGACATCCGGTCAACAAGATTCAGGTTCCTGACGCAGACACGCTGGTATACTATATGGTGGCCTCAACCGTTCACGATGTTCTTGATGCCGTTGTCAGCAAGGGACGAAGCGAGAATACGAAAGTTGCCATTGTCCAGAACGCGACCAGGTACAATCAGAAAATTTTTACCGGAACGCTGGGTGAGTTACGGCGTCGTGAAAAAGCGGTCTACTCGCCCGCACTCCTGATTATCGGCGACAATATCAACCAGTTTATCGAGAAGAACTGGTTCTCCGGTAAAAGGAAGGTGCTGCTGACCGGAGGGGATGCAAAGCGATACAATGCAATGGAGCATATCATGGTGCATTTTCCCTGCCGGCAGGTCGATGGCGCCGACAGAGAAAGGGTAAAAGAGTATTTTGACGATTTCAGTCCCTACAGCACCCTGCTTTTTACCAGCAAGTTTTCGGTGAAATATTTCTTTGCCTCATTATTCGAGTATGGCAAGGATGTTCGCCATCTTGCAGCGGCGACCATCTGCGCAACGGGAAAAGCCGCGGCTCTTGAATTGCAGAAACATGGCGTGATCCCCGATTTGTTTTTCGAACCCGACGGTTGCGCCGATATCGTTACCATGTTCAGGGAACGCGGCATGACCGATGAGCATATTCTGCTTCCCGGTTCAAATCTCGTTGATGAGTATCTTGTTCGTGAACTGACAACGCTTCGTAACAGGGTAACCCCGCTCTGTGTCTATATGCACGAAGCACAGGAGCATGCTGAGAGCATCGATCTTGCGTTCATTGACGAGATCTATTTCGCCTCTCCGTCGTGCGTGAACAATTTCAGAACGCTCTACAGCAGCATTCCTGAAAATATAACGGTTACAGCGGCCGATACAAGAACCGAAAAGGAGTACAGAAGCCTGTTTGGCGAATCGTAACGGATGGATTTGGTGAACCAGATGCCGAATGAAGCGATCGAAGGCGGTTTTTAAATTCTCAAACAGTGATCCCATGAAAATAGCTGTCAGTGGAAAAGGGGGGGTGGGTAAAACGACCATAAGCTCCCTTATTGCGCTTGGTCTGGCCGAAAAAGGGAAAAAAGTTCTTGCCATCGATGCCGATCCAAACGGCAATCTTGCGGAAGCACTTGGTTACAACTCCGGAGAGAGCGGAAGAATTACTCCTCTTATCGAACGCAAAGCGCTGATTGAAGAGAGAACCGGAGCCAGGCCCGGTGAAATGGGCGGTTATTTTGTGCTTAACCCGAAAGTCGACGACTTTGTCGAACGATTTTCAGTGCCTGTCGGAGGGTTGAGAACGATGGTTATGGGCGAACTGAAAGAGGCTCTCAGCGGTTGTTACTGCGCCGAAAACGCTTTGCTTCGCTCTTTTCTCAGGCATCTGATGGTTGACCGCGACGAGTGGGTTGTGCTTGACATGGAGGCCGGTTTTGAGCACCTGACCCGCGGCACCGCGCAATCGGTCGATCTGCTGCTTATTGTTGTCGAACCGGGCGCCCGTTCCATTGCAACGGCACACAAGCTTCAGCGGCTGGCCCTGCAGTCGGGTATTCCCCGGACAGGTTTTCTTGTCAACAAGCTCTACAGTCCGTCGCAAAAGGAGCAGATCATCCCGGAACTTGAGGGTGGAGAGATTCTCGCATCGATCCCCTTTGACGAGATGGCCGTTGAAGCGGACCTTGCCGCCCGATCGCCTTTCGGATCGTGCTCGCTCATGAAAGAGTCTCTCCGCCCCCTGATTGAAGCGCTTTCTGATAATTCCACTGGATAAACGGCGCTTTGGAGGCTTTTTTGTTTTGCATATAATGTAACGATTGTTACATTATATGAGCGCATGAGTATATAATTCGATTATTTATCTCGACCTCAATCCTGTTTTCAGAAAAACCTTCAATTCCGAAGAGATGCTCAGCAGATCGGCGCGCTGTTTTCATCTCCTGATATCGTTCCGATACGAAAAAAGATCTGCTCCCGGTCTTTTTTTTTAACAGGCTGATTAACGATTGTTATCTCTCCTCTGTGGCGGAGGTTGCTGTTTAACCTCTTGTTATTCAGAAGATCGTTAATCCCGATTCATCCGGGAGTTTTCTTTTCCCGCCGGGCTCCCGTTCCCGGATCTCTCAGTATTGCGTTTCAGTCATATTTTTCTCAACAGCAACAATGGAGGAGTCATGAGCAATGAGCAAAAACCAACTTCCCGCAGAGAATTTCTAAGGAGTTCGGCTTTCGGACTAAGCGCAGTTCTGGGCGGATTGCCACTCATACAGGGGTGCT
This region includes:
- the tusB gene encoding sulfurtransferase complex subunit TusB — protein: MLHTINKSPFASDTFDTCGRFLLPGDPVLFIEDGVYAVQAGNRFSSMIETIQKTNPVFALRPDLDARGIAAVDEGVTLVDYEGFVELVENHQVNSWL
- the dsrM gene encoding sulfate reduction electron transfer complex DsrMKJOP subunit DsrM → MKKVLMPIVMVAVLGLIPFIGVTYAGLDYLFGVIIPYASVLIFIAGFVYRLVDWLKRPVPFRITTTCGQEKSLDWIKQNKLDSPSRAWHAAFRVLFEVFFFRSLFRNTRSELREGPSLVHGSSKWLWMGGLVFHWSLLVIGLRHARYFFVMVPDFIQLVEGADRFFDLALPAFYLTDALVLSAVTFLFVRRMSDAKMRIISLQTDYFPLFLITGIVLVGIIMRYIVKVDVMPVKDQMLRLVAFNFEAPAPIGALFYVHLFLVCVLAVYFPFSKLMHMGAIFLSPTRNLCNNSREKRHVNPWNAAIKFRTYTEYEDEYREKMKKAKLPVEKQ
- the dsrK gene encoding sulfate reduction electron transfer complex DsrMKJOP subunit DsrK, with product MSKYLPKLSDLKKDFEEKPSILKGDYSKKEWWDTPFEFRDGNWSFPAKPEVVEELGFPNSRKWSALDQDWKLPADWQKTISEGLKVRLKKFRSLKLYLDSCVRCGACADKCHFFLGTGDPRNMPVLRAELLRSVYRNDFPLVEKILKGFSGSRKLTAEVIKEWHMYYYQCTECRRCSVFCPLGIDTAEITMVARELLNLIGVNNNWILAPVANCNRTGNHLGIEPHTFVQNIESLVEDIEDMTGVRVNPTFNRKGAEILFITPSGDVFGDPGVYTMMGYLLLFHHIGLDYTISTYASEGGNFGMFTSNDMMKKLNAKMYHEAERLKVKWILGGECGHMWRVVHQYMNTMNGPADFLEVPVSPVTGTKFSNAAATKMVHIAEFTADLIYHKKLKLDPRRNDHLKTTFHDSCNVARGMGMFEEPRFVLNNVCNSFHEMPENTIREQTFCCGSGSGINSEENMEMRMRGGFPRANAVRHVRNQHQVDSLVTICAIDRASLPALMKYWNPGVTVYGLHELVGNALVMQGEKKRKEDLREHPMKGFDDEEGDVD
- the dsrJ gene encoding sulfate reduction electron transfer complex DsrMKJOP subunit DsrJ is translated as MSIKKNHIIFSLLALLLLAGSYAFMHVVQAADPVPPTPRPAASAAIDSSKCIMPTAYMKANHMRVLHEWRNSSVRDGNRVHVAPNGSKFDKSLNTCLGCHANNRLFCFNCHMYANVKPKCWNCHISPMETP
- the dsrO gene encoding sulfate reduction electron transfer complex DsrMKJOP subunit DsrO; its protein translation is MNEQRRDFIRKTGLGVLAGLGVASGLFAESSFEKTVLPAWDEKPVAGKIRWGMLVDTRTCNESCQECVLTCHHVHNVPDFGSRKDEVKWIWKSPYEKAFPTASQQFQNKETRDRSCLTLCNHCAESPCTKACPTEATFKRWDGIVAMDYHRCIGCRFCMAACPYGSRSFNWQDPRMAIKNPSADYPTRMQGVVEKCNFCSERLVKGLKPACVESCPNQALTFGDLNDPESDIRKLLENNQTMQRKPELGTLPSVFYII
- the dsrP gene encoding sulfate reduction electron transfer complex DsrMKJOP subunit DsrP → MIEKALKGNRNYWLWIAFLCLVIGSGLFAYSQQRWFGLTVTGMGRDVSWGLYIAQFTFLVGVAASAVMVVLPYYLHNQKAFAKTVIIGEFMAVSATMMCLLFILADMGRPDRVLNVLLYPSPHAMVFWDVLVLNGYLVINFVSAWTVLGAERKGVPPPAWIKPVIYLSIPWAVSIHTVTAFLYAGLPGRHLWLTAVLAPRFLASAFAAGTALLILVTLILKKTTGFDAGKEAREKLAVLVIYAGLVNFFLIGTEFFTAFYSNVPAHMQSLQYLFFGLEGKSQLVPWMWVSLLAGIGALAMLFSQKRKSSNLWLAAASGAMVLSIWIDKGVGLIIGGFVPSPLEEIVEYSPTVTEIVITLGIWAIGTLLLTVLLKVAVAVKTMD
- a CDS encoding precorrin-2 dehydrogenase/sirohydrochlorin ferrochelatase family protein, encoding MKVFLPVNIRIDDKKILFVGGGSIAMHKMQTVEQYARNITILAPRIDDKLKAKGFCEIRKEYEKTDLEGFFLVYACTNDLEVNRRIKKDAEELRVLVNVADNSELSDFISPAVFKLDEMTVAISSNGQNAKKSVEWRNRIKAMLQES
- the cobA gene encoding uroporphyrinogen-III C-methyltransferase, encoding MTKSDHSQRVDVSEKGYVYIIGAGPGDPELLTIKAERALQEADVLLYDDLVSGELVDQFQGIKIYTGKRKDSHHFEQDEINSEIVRHALMGKKVARLKGGDPFVFGRGGEEIEVLRKNGIRYEIIPGITAAYGASAYTEIPLTMRKISSSVAFCTGHPVNKIQVPDADTLVYYMVASTVHDVLDAVVSKGRSENTKVAIVQNATRYNQKIFTGTLGELRRREKAVYSPALLIIGDNINQFIEKNWFSGKRKVLLTGGDAKRYNAMEHIMVHFPCRQVDGADRERVKEYFDDFSPYSTLLFTSKFSVKYFFASLFEYGKDVRHLAAATICATGKAAALELQKHGVIPDLFFEPDGCADIVTMFRERGMTDEHILLPGSNLVDEYLVRELTTLRNRVTPLCVYMHEAQEHAESIDLAFIDEIYFASPSCVNNFRTLYSSIPENITVTAADTRTEKEYRSLFGES
- a CDS encoding ATP-binding protein — its product is MKIAVSGKGGVGKTTISSLIALGLAEKGKKVLAIDADPNGNLAEALGYNSGESGRITPLIERKALIEERTGARPGEMGGYFVLNPKVDDFVERFSVPVGGLRTMVMGELKEALSGCYCAENALLRSFLRHLMVDRDEWVVLDMEAGFEHLTRGTAQSVDLLLIVVEPGARSIATAHKLQRLALQSGIPRTGFLVNKLYSPSQKEQIIPELEGGEILASIPFDEMAVEADLAARSPFGSCSLMKESLRPLIEALSDNSTG